One stretch of Oncorhynchus tshawytscha isolate Ot180627B linkage group LG19, Otsh_v2.0, whole genome shotgun sequence DNA includes these proteins:
- the LOC112218736 gene encoding tubulin alpha chain-like, which yields MRECISIHIGQAGVQMGNACWELYCLEHGFQPDGRLHESSTASLADSSFGTFFSETGGGKYVPRAVFIDLEPTVVDEIRNGHYRQLYHPEQLISGKEDAANNYARGHYTIGKEIVESVLDRMRKMADLCIGLQGFLIFHSFGGGTGSGFASLLMERLSVDYGKKSKLEFSVYPAPQVATAVVEPYNSILTTHTTLEHSDCSFMVDNEAIFDICKCNLGVERPSYTNLNRLVAQIVSSITASLRFDGALNVDLTEFQTNLVPYPRIHFPLVTYAPIISAERAYHEQLSVPEITNSCFEPANQMVKCDPRHGKYMACCLLYRGDVVPKDVNAAIAHIKTRKSIQFVDWCPTGFKVGINYQPPTVVPGGDLAKVQRAVCMLSNTTAIAEAWSRLDHKFDLMYARRAFVHWYVGEGMEEGEFSEAREDMAALEKDYEEVGVDSGDGCEAEEDEY from the exons ATG AGGGAGTGCATTTCTATACACATTGGCCAAGCAGGTGTCCAGATGGGCAATGCATGTTGGGAGTTGTATTGCCTGGAGCATGGTTTCCAACCAGATGGGAGACTACATGAATCCAGTACTGCTTCCCTGGCTGATTCCTCGTTTGGTACCTTCTTCAGTGAGACTGGCGGTGGGAAATATGTTCCCAGGGCTGTCTTCATAGATTTGGAGCCTACAGTTGTGG ATGAAATAAGGAATGGACACTACCGTCAGCTTTATCACCCTGAACAACTCATCAGTGGCAAGGAGGATGCTGCCAATAACTATGCACGTGGCCATTACACAATTGGCAAGGAGATTGTGGAATCTGTACTGGACAGAATGCGTAAAATG GCTGACCTGTGCATTGGACTACAAGGATTCCttatatttcatagttttggagGTGGGACTGGCTCTGGCTTCGCTTCGCTCTTAATGGAGCGCCTGTCTGTAGATTACGGGAAGAAGTCCAAACTGGAATTCTCAGTCTACCCTGCACCCCAAGTGGCCACGGCAGTTGTGGAGCCCTACAACTCCATCCTGACAACGCATACCACTCTGGAGCACTCGGATTGCTCTTTCATGGTGGACAATGAGGCTATCTTTGACATCTGCAAGTGTAATCTTGGTGTGGAGCGTCCATCTTACACCAATCTGAACCGCCTCGTTGCCCAGATCGTCTCCTCAATTACTGCCTCTTTGCGCTTTGATGGCGCACTCAATGTGgatctgacagagttccagaccaACCTGGTTCCTTACCCCCGTATCCACTTCCCCCTGGTCACTTATGCTCCCATCATCTCAGCAGAAAGGGCCTATCACGAGCAACTCTCTGTTCCCGAGATCACAAATTCCTGCTTTGAACCGGctaaccagatggtaaagtgTGATCCCAGGCATGGCAAGTACATGGCCTGCTGCTTGCTGTACCGTGGTGACGTGGTGCCCAAAGATGTCAACGCAGCCATCGCCCACATCAAGACCCGCAAATCCATCCAATTTGTGGATTGGTGTCCGACAGGTTTCAAGGTGGGGATCAACTACCAGCCGCCTACTGTTGTGCCTGGGGGTGATCTGGCCAAGGTGCAGAGAGCTGTGTGCATGCTGAGTAACACCACAGCTATTGCAGAGGCTTGGAGTCGTCTGGACCACAAGTTTGACCTGATGTATGCCAGGCGGGCCTTTGTGCACTGGTATGTGGGTGAAGGCATGGAGGAGGGGGAGTTCTCTGAGGCCAGAGAGGACATGGCTGCTCTGGAGAAGGATTATGAAGAGGTGGGGGTAGACTCTGGTGATGGTTGTGAGGCGGAAGAGGATGAATACTAA